A stretch of Amycolatopsis balhimycina FH 1894 DNA encodes these proteins:
- the htpG gene encoding molecular chaperone HtpG — protein MTTPIETLEFQSEARQLLQLMIHSIYSNKDTFLRELVSNASDALDKLRLESYRDKDLDADTADLHITIETDPAERTLTVRDNGIGMTRDEVIALIGTIAKSGTADFLTKIKEAKDAAASQDLIGQFGVGFYASFMVADKVTLMTRRAGTAEGVRWESTGEGTYTIQPVEDAPQGTAVTLHLKPEDAEDHLYDYTSPAKIREIVKRYSDFITWPIRMTGEGEDAKAETVNSMKALWARSSSEVSEDEYHEFYKHVSHDWQDPLETIRLQAEGTFEYQALLFLPSRAPMDLFMRERKRGVQLYVKRVFIMDDCESLVPEYLRFVKGVVDAQDLSLNVSREILQQDRQIQLIRRRLVKKVLSTVKTMMTADAEKYATFWQEFGRAVKEGLLDDFENREAILEISSFASTHDAEKPTSLRAYVERMKDGQQHIYYMTGESRSAIENSPHMEAFRAKGYEVLVLTDPIDEMWVDAVPGFDGKQFQSIAKGQVDLESDEDKKATEVAREQQKKDFESLLTWMATALGDTVKEVRLSSRLTTSPACIVGDTHDLTPTLEKMYRAMGQELPPIKRIFELNPEHALVTGLREAHASRPDDEGLAETAELLYGMALLAEGGELADPSRFIRLLAGRLEKTL, from the coding sequence GTGACCACCCCGATCGAGACGCTGGAATTCCAGTCGGAAGCGCGTCAGCTGCTCCAGCTGATGATCCATTCGATCTACTCGAACAAGGACACCTTCCTGCGGGAACTCGTGTCCAACGCCTCCGACGCCCTCGACAAGCTGCGGCTGGAGTCGTACCGCGACAAGGACCTCGACGCGGACACGGCCGACCTGCACATCACGATCGAGACGGATCCGGCCGAGCGGACCCTGACGGTGCGGGACAACGGCATCGGCATGACCCGCGACGAAGTGATCGCCCTGATCGGCACGATCGCCAAGTCGGGCACCGCCGACTTCCTGACCAAGATCAAGGAGGCGAAGGACGCCGCGGCGTCGCAGGACCTGATCGGGCAGTTCGGCGTCGGGTTCTACGCGAGCTTCATGGTCGCGGACAAGGTCACGCTCATGACGCGCCGCGCCGGCACCGCCGAGGGCGTCCGCTGGGAGTCGACCGGCGAAGGCACCTACACGATCCAGCCGGTCGAGGACGCGCCGCAGGGCACCGCGGTGACCCTGCACCTCAAGCCCGAGGACGCCGAGGACCACCTCTACGACTACACGTCCCCGGCGAAGATCCGGGAGATCGTGAAGCGGTACTCCGACTTCATCACCTGGCCCATCCGGATGACGGGCGAGGGCGAGGACGCCAAGGCCGAGACCGTCAACTCGATGAAGGCGCTGTGGGCGCGGTCGTCGAGCGAGGTCTCCGAGGACGAGTACCACGAGTTCTACAAGCACGTCAGCCACGACTGGCAGGACCCCCTGGAGACGATCCGGCTCCAGGCCGAGGGCACGTTCGAGTACCAGGCGCTGCTGTTCCTGCCCTCGCGCGCGCCGATGGACCTGTTCATGCGGGAGCGCAAGCGCGGCGTGCAGCTCTACGTCAAGCGCGTCTTCATCATGGACGACTGCGAGTCGCTCGTCCCCGAGTACCTGCGGTTCGTCAAGGGCGTCGTCGACGCGCAGGACCTCTCGCTCAACGTTTCGCGGGAGATCCTGCAGCAGGACCGGCAGATCCAGCTGATCCGCCGCCGCCTGGTCAAGAAGGTCCTCTCGACGGTCAAGACGATGATGACCGCCGACGCCGAGAAGTACGCGACGTTCTGGCAGGAGTTCGGCCGCGCGGTCAAGGAAGGCCTGCTCGACGACTTCGAGAACCGCGAAGCCATTCTCGAGATTTCGTCCTTCGCGTCGACGCACGACGCCGAGAAGCCGACGTCGCTGCGTGCGTACGTCGAGCGGATGAAGGACGGCCAGCAGCACATCTACTACATGACCGGCGAATCGCGGTCGGCGATCGAGAACTCGCCGCACATGGAGGCGTTCCGGGCCAAGGGCTACGAAGTGCTGGTGCTGACCGACCCGATCGACGAGATGTGGGTCGACGCGGTGCCGGGCTTCGACGGGAAGCAGTTCCAGTCGATCGCCAAGGGCCAGGTCGACCTCGAGTCGGACGAGGACAAGAAGGCCACCGAGGTCGCCCGCGAGCAGCAGAAGAAGGACTTCGAAAGCCTGCTCACGTGGATGGCGACGGCCCTGGGCGACACGGTCAAGGAGGTCCGCCTGTCGTCGCGGCTGACGACGTCGCCCGCCTGCATCGTCGGCGACACGCACGACCTGACGCCGACGCTGGAGAAGATGTACCGCGCGATGGGGCAGGAGCTGCCGCCGATCAAGCGGATCTTCGAGCTCAACCCGGAGCACGCGCTGGTGACGGGCCTGCGCGAGGCGCACGCGTCGCGGCCGGACGACGAGGGCCTGGCCGAAACGGCCGAGCTGCTGTACGGAATGGCGCTCCTGGCGGAGGGTGGCGAGCTGGCCGACCCGTCGCGGTTCATCAGGCTGCTGGCCGGCCGCCTGGAGAAGACGCTCTGA